One window of the Zea mays cultivar B73 chromosome 3, Zm-B73-REFERENCE-NAM-5.0, whole genome shotgun sequence genome contains the following:
- the LOC100192349 gene encoding asparagine synthetase 2, with protein MCGILAVLGCADEAKGSSKRSRVLELSRRLKHRGPDWSGLRQVGDCYLSHQRLAIIDPASGDQPLYNEDQSVVVAVNGEIYNHLDLRSRLAGAGHSFRTGSDCEVIAHLYEEHGEEFVDMLDGVFSFVLLDTRHGDRAGSSFFMAARDAIGVTPLYIGWGVDGSVWISSEMKALHDECEHFEIFPPGHLYSSNTGGFSRWYNPPWYDDDDDEEAVVTPSVPYDPLALRKAFEKAVVKRLMTDVPFGVLLSGGLDSSLVATVAVRHLARTEAARRWGTKLHSFCVGLEGSPDLKAAREVAEYLGTLHHEFHFTVQDGIDAIEDVIYHTETYDVTTIRASTPMFLMSRKIKSLGVKMVISGEGSDELFGGYLYFHKAPNKEELHRETCRKVKALHQYDCLRANKATSAWGLEARVPFLDKEFINAAMSIDPEWKMVQPDLGRIEKWVLRKAFDDEEQPFLPKHILYRQKEQFSDGVGYSWIDGLKAHATSNVTDKMLSNAKFIFPHNTPTTKEAYYYRMVFERFFPQKSAILTVPGGPSVACSTAKAIEWDAQWSGNLDPSGRAALGVHLAAYEHQHDPEHVPAAIAAGSGKKPRTIRVAPPGVAIEG; from the exons ATGTGCGGCATACTTGCTGTGCTCGGGTGCGCCGACGAGGCCAAGGGCAGCAGCAAGAGGTCCCGGGTGCTGGAGCTGTCGCGGCGGCTGAAGCACCGGGGCCCCGACTGGAGCGGCCTCCGGCAGGTGGGCGACTGCTACCTCTCTCACCAGCGCCTCGCCATCATCGACCCGGCCTCTGGCGACCAGCCCCTCTACAACGAGGACCAGTCGGTGGTCGTCGCCGTCAACGGCGAGATCTACAACCACCTGGACCTCAGGAGCCGCCTCGCCGGCGCAGGCCACAGCTTCAGGACCGGCAGCGACTGCGAGGTCATCGCGCACCTG TACGAGGAGCATGGAGAAGAGTTCGTGGACATGCTGGACGGCGTCTTCTCCTTCGTGCTGCTGGACACTCGCCATGGCGACCGCGCGGGCAGCAGCTTCTTCATGGCTGCTCGCGACGCCATCGGTGTGACGCCCCTCTACATCGGATGGGGAGTCGATG GGTCGGTGTGGATTTCGTCGGAGATGAAGGCCCTGCACGACGAGTGTGAGCACTTCGAGATCTTCCCTCCGGGGCATCTCTACTCCAGCAACACCGGCGGATTCAGCAGGTGGTACAACCCTCCTTggtacgacgacgacgacgacgaggaggCCGTCGTCACCCCCTCCGTCCCCTACGACCCGCTGGCGCTAAGGAAGGCGTTCGAGAAGGCCGTGGTGAAGCGGCTGATGACAGACGTCCCGTTCGGCGTCCTGCTCTCCGGCGGGCTGGACTCGTCGCTGGTGGCGACCGTCGCCGTGCGCCACCTCGCCCGGACAGAGGCCGCCAGGCGCTGGGGCACCAAGCTCCACTCCTTCTGCGTGGGCCTGGAGGGGTCCCCTGACCTCAAGGCGGCCAGGGAGGTGGCGGAGTACCTGGGCACCCTGCACCATGAGTTCCACTTCACTGTTCAGGACGGCATCGACGCCATCGAGGACGTGATCTACCACACGGAGACGTACGACGTCACCACGATCAGGGCGAGCACGCCCATGTTCCTCATGTCGCGCAAGATCAAGTCGCTCGGGGTCAAGATGGTCATCTCCGGCGAGGGCTCCGACGAGCTCTTCGGAGGCTACCTCTACTTCCACAAGGCGCCCAACAAGGAGGAGTTGCACCGAGAGACGTGTAGGAAG GTTAAGGCTCTGCATCAGTACGACTGCCTGAGAGCCAACAAGGCGACATCAGCTTGGGGCCTGGAGGCTCGCGTCCCGTTCCTGGACAAGGAGTTCATCAATGCGGCCATGAGCATCGATCCTGAGTGGAAGATG GTCCAGCCTGATCTTGGAAGGATTGAGAAGTGGGTGCTGAGGAAGGCATTCGACGACGAGGAGCAGCCATTCCTGCCCAAG CATATCCTCTACAGACAGAAGGAGCAGTTCAGTGACGGCGTTGGGTACAGCTGGATCGATGGCCTGAAGGCTCATGCAACATCAAAT GTGACTGACAAGATGCTGTCAAATGCAAAGTTCATCTTCCCACACAACACTCCGACCACCAAGGAGGCCTACTACTACAGGATGGTCTTCGAGAGGTTCTTCCCACAG AAATCTGCTATCCTGACGGTACCTGGTGGGCCAAGTGTGGCGTGCAGCACAGCCAAGGCCATCGAGTGGGACGCACAATGGTCAGGAAATCTGGACCCCTCGGGAAGGGCGGCACTGGGCGTCCATCTCGCCGCCTACGAACACCAACATGATCCCGAGCATGTCCCGGCGGCCATTGCAGCAGGAAGCGGCAAGAAGCCAAGGACGATTAGGGTGGCACCGCCTGGCGTTGCCATCGAGGGATAG